In Hydractinia symbiolongicarpus strain clone_291-10 chromosome 13, HSymV2.1, whole genome shotgun sequence, a single genomic region encodes these proteins:
- the LOC130624307 gene encoding uncharacterized protein LOC130624307 isoform X2 translates to MTLVLIKRILEHTGHKQTSHSNQLLNGNVVEMLLDILNSSEKNLCMVAAVDILCCFSLQHREACERISKSNGLVTLSQFIKKDDAQKMLLSSGIEKDFFCFDDHMFAYNFYHIECCVNFEEKEWKVPETINRESGVLLLQIGFELKKASMKILMQIADLNNRFRLLLYNQERCMKPILSWLSNPACHPSTHIMFQFSSHIISNLLLSEEIAIKLINNNNLINTLDVGLYSAGWHISRQFQMLVHGIAKQGGTVREKLAENKGIFEALVCQMYSIDEDVQPALIALVAELAQGRKTATELHKAGCTPQLLIDTGHFYGHSYRRQIERARCGFVKHVKSWRKEERLIRSERNEDSLTIRHQVENLKNNGNDEFKKQKYERAVEFYTQALKICPVRIKCPDGENCPSWDPRMGVGNDVHHWWVLPATLFANRAQCHLQMGKWQECIRDSTRSICSCWIPCDEGGPTRSSIFLKAVYRRARAWYEMEDYLKALNDISCCHELEPNDQMFTDMYKECLLLYRKYYRRELVRHCGNCGAGEGIQLRRCAGCCEVYCSKKCQTTDWTAGHKELCAKFSTAEE, encoded by the exons ATGACTCTGGTGCTAATAAAAAGAATATTGGAACATACAGGTCACAAACAAACAAGCCATAGTAACCAACTCTTGAATGGAAATGTTGTGGAGATGTTGTTGGATATATTGAACAGTAGTGAAAAAAACTTGTGTATGGTGGCTGCAGTTGATATCTTATGCTGTTTTTCTTTGCAGCACAGAGAAGCCTGTGAACGGATTTCAAAGAGCAATGGGCTTGTTACATTGTCTCAGTTTATAAAGAAAGATGATGCTCAAAAAATGCTACTTTCTTCTGGaattgaaaaagattttttttgctttgatgATCACATGTTTGCATATAATTTTTACCATATTGAATGCTGTGTGAATTTTGAGGAAAAGGAATGGAAGGTACCTGAGACAATCAATAGAGAATCGGGTGTACTGTTGCTACAAATTGGATTTGAACTAAAGAAAGCATCAATGAAAATCCTAATGCAG attgctgATTTAAACAACAGATTTCGATTACTTCTGTATAACCAGGAACGATGCATGAAG cCAATATTAAGTTGGTTGAGTAATCCAGCGTGCCATCCATCCACACATATCATGTTCCAGTTTTCATCACATATCATCTCCAACTTGTTGCTTAGTGAGGAGATCGCCATAAAACTCATCAACAATAATAACCTGATCAATACGTTGGATGTGGGAT tgtATTCTGCTGGCTGGCACATTTCTCGTCAATTTCAAATGCTTGTACATGGTATTGCAAAACAGGGTGGTACAGTTCGAGAGAAATTGGCTGAAAACAAG gGTATTTTTGAAGCCTTGGTGTGTCAAATGTATTCAATAGACGAAGAC GTGCAGCCAGCCCTCATTGCTCTGGTAGCGGAACTTGCTCAGGGCCGAAAGACAGCTACTGAATTACACAAGGCTGGGTGCACACCACAACTGTTAATTGACACAGGACATTTTTACGGC CATTCGTATAGAAGACAAATCGAGCGTGCTCGTTGTGGTTTTGTGAAGCATGTAAA AAGTTGGCGCAAAGAGGAACGGTTAATTAGAAGCGAGCGCAATGAAGATAGCTTAACCATTCGTCATCAAGttgagaatttaaaaaataatggtaACGATgaatttaaaaagcaaaagtATGAGCGCGCTGTCGAGTTCTATACACAGGCGTTAAAGATTTGCCCTGTTCGTATTAAATGTCCTGATGGGGAGAATTGTCCGTCTTGGGATCCGAGAATGGGTGTCGGCAATGACGTTCACCATTG GTGGGTTCTTCCAGCTACCCTATTTGCAAACAGAGCTCAGTGTCATCTTCAAATGGGAAAATGGCAGGAGTGTATCCGTGATAGCACTAGATCCATTTGTTCCTGTTGGATAC CCTGTGACGAGGGTGGACCCACCCGAAGTAGTATCTTCTTAAAGGCTGTCTACAGGAGAGCGCGTGCTTGGTATGAGATGGAAGACTACTTAAAAGCGCTCAATGACATATCGTGCTGTCATGAGTTGGAACCAAATGATCAAATGTTTACTGATATGTATAAGGAG TGCCTTTTGCTGTATCGCAAGTACTACAGACGAGAGCTTGTCCGTCATTGTGGAAACTGCGGTGCTGGGGAAGGTATTCAACTACGAAGATGTGCCGGCTGTTGTGAGGTGTACTGCTCAAAAAAATGTCAAACGACTGATTGGACTGCCGGTCATAAAGAGCTGTGCGCGAAATTCTCGACAGCTGAAGAATGA